A single Mycobacteriales bacterium DNA region contains:
- a CDS encoding cupin domain-containing protein, with product MSYPEPRYLGDGGATSATARAAAAEPDLVLSAVDVHYLATGASTGGDFGLYRWEMTGPRSGPEPHFHRTITESFYVLTGTVRLYDGTQWVDAVPGDFHFVPPGGIHAFRNESGAPASMLLLFTPGAPREAYFEGLAEIAASGRTPGPEETTEFLRRHDQYMV from the coding sequence ATGTCGTACCCCGAACCCCGATACCTCGGCGACGGCGGTGCGACCTCGGCGACCGCGCGCGCCGCGGCCGCCGAGCCCGACCTGGTGTTGTCCGCCGTCGACGTGCACTACCTCGCCACCGGCGCGAGCACCGGCGGCGACTTCGGCCTCTACCGCTGGGAGATGACCGGCCCGCGCAGCGGCCCCGAGCCGCACTTCCACCGGACGATCACCGAGTCGTTCTACGTCCTGACCGGCACCGTGCGCCTGTACGACGGGACGCAGTGGGTCGACGCCGTGCCCGGCGACTTCCACTTCGTACCGCCCGGCGGGATCCACGCGTTCCGCAACGAGTCCGGCGCCCCGGCCTCGATGCTGCTGCTGTTCACGCCGGGAGCCCCGCGCGAGGCCTACTTCGAGGGGCTGGCCGAGATCGCCGCCTCCGGCCGGACGCCGGGTCCGGAGGAGACGACCGAGTTCCTCCGCAGGCACGACCAGTACATGGTGTGA
- a CDS encoding nuclear transport factor 2 family protein: MSDVTTTVDTYLSAWNETDPARRATLVEQVWAPEGTLTDPPMAAEGYAGISDLHAALQGQFPGHRFRRSSAVDTHHDRFRVGWELVGPDGAVALAGLDVGELAADGRLRAITGFFGDLPTP; this comes from the coding sequence ATGAGCGACGTGACGACGACGGTGGACACCTACCTGTCGGCCTGGAACGAGACCGACCCGGCCCGGCGGGCGACGCTGGTGGAGCAGGTCTGGGCCCCGGAAGGCACGCTGACCGACCCGCCGATGGCGGCCGAGGGGTACGCCGGGATCAGCGACCTGCACGCGGCCCTGCAGGGACAGTTCCCCGGGCACCGGTTCCGCCGGTCGAGCGCGGTGGACACCCACCACGACCGGTTCCGGGTCGGCTGGGAGCTGGTCGGCCCGGACGGTGCGGTCGCGCTGGCCGGCCTGGACGTCGGCGAGCTCGCCGCCGACGGCCGGCTGCGGGCCATCACCGGCTTCTTCGGCGACCTCCCCACACCGTGA
- a CDS encoding helix-turn-helix transcriptional regulator codes for MGTETADRTGFGALLRQWRQRRRVSQLDLALAADVSARHVSFLETGRSRPSREMVLRLAERLDVPLRDRNPLLLAAGFAPSYPQRAFEDPVMSPVRDAVGAILAGYEPYPALAVDRGWDLVAANAGVAVLTVPAAPELLAPPVNVLRLSLHPDGMAGRIVNLAQWRHHVLGRLAREAAASADDGLAELHRELAAYPGGSEAGGPEQSVAVPLRLRVDGRELSFLSTVTTFGTALDITAAELSIEAFLPADEATAEALRRTL; via the coding sequence GTGGGGACGGAGACCGCGGACCGCACGGGATTCGGCGCGTTGCTGCGCCAGTGGCGACAGCGCCGCCGGGTGAGCCAGCTCGATCTCGCCCTGGCCGCGGACGTCTCCGCCCGGCACGTCAGCTTCCTGGAGACCGGCCGGTCCCGGCCCAGTCGGGAGATGGTGCTCCGGCTGGCCGAGCGGCTGGACGTGCCGCTGCGGGACCGCAACCCGCTGCTGCTCGCGGCCGGGTTCGCGCCGTCCTACCCGCAGCGGGCGTTCGAGGACCCGGTGATGTCGCCGGTGCGGGACGCGGTCGGCGCGATCCTGGCCGGCTACGAGCCGTACCCGGCTCTCGCGGTCGACCGCGGCTGGGACCTGGTCGCGGCCAACGCCGGCGTCGCCGTGCTCACCGTGCCGGCGGCGCCGGAGCTGCTCGCCCCGCCGGTGAACGTGCTGCGGCTGTCCCTGCACCCGGACGGCATGGCCGGCCGGATCGTGAACCTGGCCCAGTGGCGGCACCATGTGCTCGGCCGGCTGGCCCGGGAGGCCGCCGCGAGCGCCGACGACGGGCTGGCCGAGCTGCACCGCGAGCTCGCCGCCTACCCCGGCGGCAGCGAGGCCGGCGGGCCCGAGCAGTCGGTCGCGGTGCCGCTGCGGTTACGGGTGGACGGTCGCGAGCTGAGCTTCCTCAGCACGGTCACCACGTTCGGCACCGCCCTGGACATCACCGCGGCGGAGCTCAGCATCGAGGCGTTCCTCCCGGCGGACGAGGCGACCGCCGAAGCCCTGCGACGAACCCTCTAG
- a CDS encoding gluconokinase — protein MTGVVIGVDLGTTSTKAVAYDTGGTEVASASAGYPLDEPHPGWAEQDPALILEAVVTSVREVVSEVDGPVAGLSFSSAMHTLIGLDADGAPLTPSLSWADSRASAQAERLRATPGGLALHRRTGTPVHPMAPLPKLMWFREQQPKLHEQVASWVGIKDFVLSRMCDALVTDHSLASGTGLMDISTLSWDSEALQLAGITAEQLPELVPTTTVLPGLSTSVADRLGLPAATPVVVGAGDGPLANLGLGAVDPGVAACSIGTSGALRVMVEKPAVDPLGGVFCYALTADRWVVGGAINNGGIVLDWAGSALAPDIGADPSALLELAGRVPAGCGGLIMLPYLLSERAPHWSALPRGAYIGLTREHRREHLLRAAIEGVCQQLALVLQSMRAAGNEVRSIRATGGFARSPLWRQILADTLGMDVQFPAGHEGSGFGAALLGMQALGLVDSIDVAADLVRIEDTVRPDASASGVYASLRPVFAELYDALVPTYRSLRRLAPQLPLD, from the coding sequence ATGACCGGCGTGGTGATCGGGGTCGATCTCGGGACCACGAGCACCAAGGCGGTCGCGTACGACACCGGCGGGACCGAGGTCGCCAGCGCCTCGGCCGGTTATCCGCTGGACGAGCCGCACCCGGGCTGGGCCGAGCAGGACCCGGCCCTGATCCTGGAGGCGGTGGTCACGTCGGTGCGGGAAGTGGTGTCCGAAGTGGACGGTCCGGTGGCCGGGCTGTCGTTCAGCTCGGCCATGCACACGCTGATCGGGCTGGACGCCGACGGCGCGCCGCTGACGCCGTCGCTGTCCTGGGCGGACTCGCGGGCGTCGGCGCAGGCGGAGCGACTGCGGGCGACGCCGGGCGGGCTGGCACTGCACCGCCGGACCGGGACGCCGGTGCACCCGATGGCGCCGCTACCGAAGCTGATGTGGTTCCGCGAGCAGCAGCCCAAGCTGCACGAGCAGGTCGCGTCCTGGGTCGGGATCAAGGACTTCGTGCTGTCCCGGATGTGCGACGCGCTGGTGACCGACCACTCGCTGGCGTCCGGGACCGGGCTGATGGACATCTCGACGTTGTCCTGGGACTCCGAGGCGCTGCAGCTGGCCGGCATCACGGCCGAGCAGCTGCCGGAGCTGGTGCCGACCACGACGGTCCTGCCGGGACTGTCCACTTCGGTCGCCGACCGGCTCGGGTTGCCGGCGGCGACCCCGGTGGTGGTCGGAGCCGGTGACGGCCCGCTGGCCAACCTCGGTCTCGGCGCCGTCGACCCGGGCGTGGCCGCCTGCTCGATCGGCACCAGCGGCGCGCTGCGGGTGATGGTCGAGAAGCCGGCGGTCGACCCGCTCGGCGGCGTGTTCTGCTACGCCCTCACCGCGGACCGCTGGGTCGTCGGCGGCGCGATCAACAACGGCGGGATCGTGCTGGACTGGGCCGGGTCCGCGCTGGCGCCGGACATCGGCGCCGATCCTTCCGCCCTGCTCGAACTGGCGGGCCGGGTCCCGGCCGGGTGCGGCGGGCTGATCATGCTGCCGTACCTGCTGAGCGAGCGGGCGCCGCACTGGAGCGCGCTGCCGCGCGGGGCGTACATCGGGCTGACCCGGGAGCACCGGCGCGAGCACCTGCTCCGGGCCGCGATCGAGGGGGTCTGCCAGCAGCTCGCCCTGGTGCTGCAGTCGATGCGGGCGGCCGGCAACGAGGTCCGGTCCATTCGGGCCACCGGCGGGTTCGCCCGCAGCCCGCTGTGGCGGCAGATCCTGGCCGACACCCTCGGCATGGACGTCCAGTTCCCGGCCGGGCACGAGGGGTCCGGCTTCGGCGCGGCGCTGCTCGGCATGCAGGCGCTCGGGCTGGTCGACTCGATCGACGTCGCCGCGGACCTGGTCCGGATCGAGGACACGGTCCGGCCGGACGCGTCCGCCAGCGGGGTCTACGCGTCGCTGCGGCCGGTCTTCGCCGAGCTGTACGACGCACTGGTGCCGACGTACCGGTCGCTGCGGCGGTTGGCGCCGCAGCTGCCGCTGGACTAG
- a CDS encoding SLC13 family permease produces the protein MTLAAAAAHSTNNSVLLLAALLGIATVVVLITWAKMHPFLALILGSAVLGLVAGLGPTPTVDSFVAGLGSTVGSVGLLIALGAMIGGLLADSGGAERIVQTITDKVSGGALPWAMAGAAALIGIPLFFEVGVVLLIPIVLLVARRTDQPLMRVGIPALAGLSVLHGFIPPHPGPLAAIGVLNADLGTTLALGLLIAIPCVIVAGPLFGTFITKYVPVHAPALLDAADRTPAAVGSAGSRTGGSARTGAGDITHPEADVTGTDAGTGGPDTTDVGGPRRRPRFGATVATVLLPVLLMLLRAVGEIALDEGTEPRQFLEVIGNPVVALLAGVLFGMVTLGLGSGMDKARISGTVGGALPAIAGILLIVAAGGGFKQTLVDAGVGDVIADWAKDANISALLLAWLVAVGIRLATGSATVATITAAGIVTPLAAGMDKPEVALLVLAIGAGSLFFSHVNDAGFWLVKEYFGLTVGQTIKTWSVMETLISVVGLICVLLLNLVI, from the coding sequence ATGACACTCGCGGCGGCCGCGGCCCATTCCACCAACAACAGCGTGCTGCTGCTCGCGGCGCTGCTGGGCATCGCGACGGTGGTGGTGCTGATCACCTGGGCCAAGATGCACCCCTTCCTGGCCCTGATCCTCGGTTCGGCGGTGCTCGGCCTGGTGGCCGGGCTCGGGCCGACGCCCACCGTCGACAGCTTCGTGGCCGGGCTGGGCTCCACCGTCGGCAGCGTCGGGTTGCTGATCGCGCTCGGGGCCATGATCGGCGGCCTGCTGGCCGACTCGGGCGGGGCCGAACGGATCGTGCAGACCATCACCGACAAGGTGTCGGGCGGGGCGTTGCCGTGGGCGATGGCCGGTGCCGCCGCCCTCATCGGCATCCCGCTGTTCTTCGAGGTCGGTGTCGTGCTGCTGATCCCGATCGTGCTGCTGGTCGCCCGCCGGACCGATCAACCGCTGATGCGGGTGGGCATCCCGGCGCTGGCCGGCCTGTCCGTGCTGCACGGGTTCATCCCGCCGCACCCCGGGCCGCTGGCCGCGATCGGCGTCCTGAACGCCGACCTCGGCACCACCCTGGCGCTCGGTCTGCTGATCGCCATTCCGTGCGTGATCGTGGCCGGGCCGCTGTTCGGCACGTTCATCACCAAGTACGTCCCGGTGCACGCGCCGGCCCTGCTCGACGCGGCAGACCGTACGCCAGCCGCGGTCGGGTCCGCCGGTTCCCGGACCGGCGGCTCCGCCCGCACCGGCGCCGGTGACATCACCCATCCCGAGGCCGACGTGACCGGGACCGACGCGGGCACCGGCGGCCCGGACACGACCGACGTCGGCGGTCCGCGCCGGCGGCCCCGGTTCGGGGCGACGGTGGCGACCGTGCTGCTGCCGGTGCTGCTGATGCTGCTGCGCGCGGTCGGCGAGATCGCCCTGGACGAGGGCACCGAGCCGCGGCAGTTCCTCGAGGTCATCGGCAACCCGGTGGTCGCGCTGCTGGCCGGCGTGCTGTTCGGGATGGTCACCCTGGGTCTCGGCTCCGGCATGGACAAGGCCCGGATCTCCGGCACCGTCGGGGGCGCGCTGCCCGCGATCGCCGGCATCCTGCTCATCGTCGCGGCCGGCGGCGGGTTCAAGCAGACCCTGGTCGACGCCGGGGTCGGGGACGTGATCGCCGACTGGGCCAAGGATGCCAACATTTCCGCGCTGCTGCTGGCCTGGCTGGTCGCGGTCGGGATCCGGCTCGCGACCGGCTCGGCCACCGTCGCCACCATCACCGCCGCCGGCATCGTCACCCCGCTGGCCGCGGGCATGGACAAGCCCGAGGTCGCGCTGCTGGTGCTCGCCATCGGCGCCGGCTCGCTGTTCTTCTCCCACGTCAACGACGCCGGCTTCTGGCTGGTCAAGGAGTACTTCGGGCTGACAGTCGGGCAGACCATCAAGACCTGGTCGGTGATGGAGACGCTGATCTCGGTCGTCGGCCTGATCTGTGTCCTGCTGCTCAACCTCGTCATATGA
- a CDS encoding biotin transporter BioY, protein MATAASLPARGPARTLVLADVIPGARVRDAILVTGAALLTALLAQVAIPVAGSPVPITGQTLAVVLTAAALGPARGFAGQALYLVLGAVGLPFYSDAASGLHVVFGATGGYIIGFLPAAYLIGLAARQGQDRRITRALPLFALGQLVIFAIGVPWLAVAAHLSASQAVSAGFTPFIVGGIVKAAIAGVALPGAWWVVRKADRLG, encoded by the coding sequence ATGGCGACCGCCGCGTCCCTGCCTGCCCGTGGACCCGCCCGCACGCTCGTGCTCGCCGATGTGATCCCGGGAGCCCGCGTCCGCGACGCGATCCTGGTCACCGGCGCCGCGCTGCTCACCGCGCTGCTGGCCCAGGTCGCGATCCCGGTCGCCGGCTCGCCGGTGCCGATCACCGGGCAGACGCTCGCGGTCGTGCTCACCGCGGCGGCGCTCGGCCCGGCCCGCGGCTTCGCCGGTCAGGCGCTCTACCTGGTGCTCGGCGCGGTCGGGCTGCCGTTCTACTCCGACGCCGCGAGCGGGCTGCACGTGGTCTTCGGCGCCACCGGCGGTTACATCATCGGGTTCCTGCCCGCGGCGTACCTGATCGGGCTGGCGGCCCGGCAGGGCCAGGACCGGCGCATCACCCGGGCGCTGCCGCTGTTCGCGCTCGGCCAGCTGGTCATCTTCGCGATCGGCGTGCCGTGGCTGGCGGTCGCGGCGCACCTGAGCGCGTCCCAGGCCGTCAGCGCGGGGTTCACCCCGTTCATCGTCGGCGGCATCGTCAAGGCCGCGATCGCCGGGGTCGCGCTGCCCGGCGCCTGGTGGGTAGTCCGCAAGGCCGACCGCCTCGGCTGA
- a CDS encoding S1 family peptidase yields MVRFRCASVLVAFVLAVSGIALPASAAGVTVAGGDVLARAGGSRCTLGFTVTGRGILAGRCGPVGTRWSAGTTSVGVVSTVFASTGLTLISIDNPAVVQLHGVRNGAALIPISAAGTSFVGQSVKELSPVTGLHSGTVTALNATVTFPEGTMTGLVRSTLCPDTGGTGTPVFSGSTGLSMVVGGAGNCTSGGTTYSQPIAPLLAQTGRAIF; encoded by the coding sequence ATGGTCCGGTTCCGTTGCGCGTCCGTGCTCGTCGCGTTCGTGCTCGCAGTGAGCGGGATCGCACTCCCGGCATCGGCCGCCGGCGTCACGGTGGCCGGCGGGGACGTGCTCGCCCGGGCCGGCGGCAGCCGCTGCACGCTCGGCTTCACCGTCACCGGCCGCGGCATCCTGGCCGGCCGCTGCGGCCCGGTCGGCACCCGGTGGTCGGCCGGGACCACCTCGGTCGGCGTGGTCAGCACGGTGTTCGCGAGCACCGGGCTCACGCTGATCAGCATCGACAACCCGGCCGTCGTCCAGCTGCACGGGGTCCGCAACGGCGCCGCGCTGATCCCGATCAGCGCGGCCGGGACGTCGTTCGTCGGCCAGTCGGTGAAGGAGCTGTCGCCGGTCACCGGGCTGCACTCGGGCACGGTCACCGCGCTCAACGCGACCGTGACGTTCCCCGAGGGCACGATGACCGGCCTGGTCCGCAGCACGCTCTGCCCGGACACCGGCGGCACCGGGACGCCCGTCTTCAGCGGCTCGACCGGCCTGTCGATGGTGGTCGGCGGCGCCGGCAACTGCACCTCCGGCGGCACCACCTACAGCCAGCCGATCGCCCCGCTCCTGGCCCAGACCGGCCGCGCCATCTTCTAG
- a CDS encoding response regulator transcription factor: MTIRVVVVDDQEMVRAGIAALLGAQPDIEVVGEAADGAAALAEADRTTPDVVVMDIRMPGMDGLTATEKMTGPRVLVLTTFDADEYVYRALRAGASGFLLKGARPAELAEAVRIVAAGDALLAPSVTRRLVEQVVSAGLTPSMSPRGTPELTAREREVLLLLARGLSNAEIADRLVVAEQTVKTHVSHVLAKLGLRDRAQAVVHAYETGLVRPGG; this comes from the coding sequence GTGACTATTCGGGTGGTCGTGGTCGACGACCAGGAGATGGTGCGGGCCGGGATCGCGGCCCTGCTCGGCGCGCAGCCGGACATCGAGGTCGTCGGCGAGGCCGCGGACGGCGCCGCCGCGCTGGCCGAGGCCGACCGGACCACCCCCGACGTGGTCGTGATGGACATCCGGATGCCGGGTATGGACGGCCTGACCGCGACCGAGAAGATGACCGGCCCGCGGGTTCTCGTCCTGACCACCTTCGACGCGGACGAGTACGTCTACCGCGCGCTGCGTGCGGGAGCGAGCGGCTTCCTGCTCAAGGGCGCCCGCCCGGCCGAGCTGGCCGAGGCGGTCCGGATCGTCGCCGCCGGCGACGCGCTGCTGGCGCCCTCGGTGACCCGGCGGCTGGTCGAGCAGGTCGTCTCGGCCGGGCTGACCCCGTCGATGTCGCCCCGCGGCACCCCGGAGCTGACCGCGCGGGAGCGCGAGGTGCTCCTCCTGCTGGCCCGCGGGCTGTCCAACGCCGAGATCGCCGACCGGCTCGTGGTGGCCGAGCAGACCGTGAAGACCCACGTCAGCCACGTCCTGGCCAAGCTCGGGCTGCGCGACCGCGCCCAGGCGGTCGTCCACGCGTACGAGACCGGCCTGGTGCGGCCCGGCGGCTAG
- a CDS encoding histidine kinase, giving the protein MRNPITLLALLAAAVLGLGSLDLHQHYRLGLVAALGLSLLRAAPLALARSRPLVAWAGTLAATVLTAVATRPVSADEPWPWAVTSMLAALPVLAVLGARMSPPALAGVWASVVATGAVPLLVAPDRGRWAGLLPALALTAAALAGGYLVRGRADARQNVLHSEAEREVLRERARIARELHDVIAHGLSVVTVRADSAPHRLPDVSPAVAAEFDAIAEAARQSLTELRHVLGVLRDPGAGSGTAPLPGLADLPALVGGVPLTVTGTDREVPAAVQLTAYRLVQEALSNVRRHAPSASASVTVGTEPGSLRVTVVNSAGGDGVPGRGYGLAGMRERVALVGGRLDAGPRPDGGWRVDAALPLDQPGPSGAGPDPSGVSRGQGDG; this is encoded by the coding sequence GTGCGGAACCCGATCACGCTGCTCGCGCTGCTGGCCGCTGCCGTGCTCGGCCTCGGCTCGCTCGACCTGCACCAGCACTACCGGCTGGGCCTGGTCGCCGCGCTCGGGCTGAGCCTGCTGCGGGCGGCGCCGCTGGCCCTGGCGCGGTCCCGGCCGCTGGTCGCCTGGGCCGGGACGCTGGCGGCGACCGTGCTGACCGCGGTCGCGACCCGGCCGGTGAGCGCCGACGAGCCCTGGCCCTGGGCGGTGACCAGCATGCTGGCGGCGCTGCCGGTGCTGGCCGTGCTCGGCGCCCGGATGTCGCCGCCGGCCCTGGCGGGCGTGTGGGCGTCGGTGGTCGCGACCGGCGCGGTCCCGCTGCTGGTCGCGCCGGACCGGGGCCGGTGGGCCGGACTGCTGCCGGCGCTGGCGCTGACGGCGGCCGCGCTGGCCGGCGGGTACCTGGTCCGCGGCCGGGCCGACGCGCGGCAGAACGTGCTCCACTCCGAGGCCGAGCGGGAGGTGCTGCGGGAGCGGGCCCGGATCGCCCGCGAGCTGCACGACGTCATCGCGCACGGGCTGTCGGTGGTGACGGTCCGGGCCGACAGCGCGCCGCACCGGCTGCCGGACGTCTCCCCCGCCGTCGCGGCCGAGTTCGACGCGATCGCGGAGGCGGCGCGGCAGTCGCTGACCGAGCTGCGGCACGTGCTGGGCGTGCTGCGCGATCCCGGCGCGGGCTCCGGCACCGCGCCGCTGCCGGGGCTGGCCGACCTGCCCGCGCTCGTCGGGGGGGTGCCGTTGACGGTGACCGGGACGGACCGGGAGGTGCCGGCGGCGGTGCAGCTCACCGCGTACCGGCTGGTGCAGGAGGCGTTGAGCAACGTCCGCCGGCACGCGCCGTCGGCGTCGGCCTCGGTCACCGTCGGCACCGAGCCGGGCTCGCTGCGGGTCACGGTCGTGAACTCCGCCGGGGGCGACGGTGTCCCGGGTCGCGGGTACGGTCTGGCCGGCATGCGCGAGCGCGTCGCCCTGGTCGGCGGCCGGCTGGACGCCGGACCGCGACCCGACGGCGGCTGGCGCGTCGACGCCGCCCTGCCCCTGGACCAGCCGGGCCCGTCCGGCGCGGGGCCGGACCCGTCCGGGGTGTCGCGGGGGCAGGGGGACGGGTGA